The bacterium genome includes a window with the following:
- a CDS encoding phosphoglycerate kinase, whose product MSKLSLSDLKDLQGKRVLVRADFNVPLDGNKAITDDTRIRATLPTIKYLMDKGAKVILASHLGRPKGNTPDLSLSPVAKRLGELLGTDVRMAPDAIGPEVKQMVEALKPGQPLLLENIRFHPEEEKNDPAFAKQLSELADVYVNDAFGTAHRAHASTAGVASYLPAAAGFLLNKEISVMGKALANPERPFVAIIGGSKVSSKIGVLDNLIGKVDTLIIGGGMIFTFLKAQGLEVGRSLVEMDKLELARELMAKAERCGTSILLPEDVLVAGDIKAPTASATVAIDHIPPTEMGVDIGPRTVDAIRRVLDSAMTVVWNGPMGVFENPAFAEGTRAVAQFLADRTAHGAITIVGGGDSVAAVEQMNLADRFTHVSTGGGASLEFLEGLELPGISALNDK is encoded by the coding sequence ATGTCGAAGCTGAGCCTGTCTGATCTCAAGGACCTCCAGGGCAAGCGCGTCCTGGTGCGGGCCGACTTCAACGTGCCGCTCGACGGCAACAAGGCGATCACCGACGACACCCGGATCCGGGCGACCCTGCCCACGATCAAGTACCTCATGGACAAGGGGGCCAAGGTTATCTTGGCCTCCCACCTGGGGCGCCCCAAGGGCAACACCCCCGACCTGAGCCTTTCGCCCGTGGCCAAGCGCCTGGGCGAGCTCTTGGGCACCGACGTGCGGATGGCTCCCGACGCCATCGGCCCCGAGGTCAAGCAGATGGTCGAGGCCCTCAAGCCCGGCCAGCCCCTCTTGCTCGAGAACATCCGCTTCCACCCGGAAGAGGAGAAGAACGACCCCGCCTTCGCCAAGCAGCTCTCGGAGCTCGCTGACGTCTACGTCAACGACGCCTTCGGGACTGCTCACCGGGCGCATGCCTCGACGGCGGGCGTTGCGAGCTACCTGCCGGCAGCGGCGGGCTTCTTGCTCAACAAGGAGATCTCGGTGATGGGCAAGGCCCTCGCCAACCCCGAGCGGCCCTTCGTGGCCATCATCGGCGGGTCCAAGGTCTCGAGCAAGATCGGCGTGCTGGACAACCTGATCGGCAAGGTCGATACCCTCATCATCGGCGGCGGGATGATCTTCACCTTCCTCAAGGCTCAGGGCCTCGAGGTGGGCCGTTCGCTCGTCGAGATGGACAAGCTGGAGCTCGCTCGCGAGCTGATGGCCAAGGCCGAGCGCTGCGGCACCTCGATCCTCCTGCCGGAGGACGTGCTGGTCGCGGGTGACATCAAGGCCCCCACGGCGAGCGCCACGGTCGCCATCGACCACATCCCCCCGACCGAGATGGGCGTGGACATCGGGCCGCGCACGGTGGATGCGATCCGCCGCGTGCTCGATTCGGCCATGACTGTGGTCTGGAACGGCCCCATGGGCGTGTTCGAGAACCCGGCCTTCGCCGAGGGCACCCGCGCGGTGGCCCAGTTCCTCGCCGATCGCACCGCCCACGGCGCCATCACCATCGTGGGCGGCGGCGACTCGGTGGCGGCGGTCGAGCAGATGAACCTGGCCGATCGCTTCACCCACGTCTCGACCGGCGGCGGCGCGAGCCTCGAGTTCCTCGAAGGCCTCGAACTGCCCGGCATCAGCGCCCTCAACGACAAGTAA
- the gap gene encoding type I glyceraldehyde-3-phosphate dehydrogenase: MATKVGINGFGRIGRQVLRIGLKNPELEFVGINDLTDAKTLAHLFKYDSVHGVYPGTVDHTDSAIIIDGRKIEISAQRDPATIPWKKLGAELVIESTGIFTDAEKAKAHLAAGAKKVIISAPAKGEDITIVLGVNEKSYDPAKHHIISNASCTTNCLAPVAKVLHENFGIVNAMMTTVHAYTNDQQLLDMPHKDLRRARAGAMSIIPTTTGAAKAVALVLPELKGKINGMAMRVPTPDVSVVDLVATVEKPITVEAINNLLKEAAGNGMKGIMQYTDEPLVSIDFTGNPHSTIVDADSTMTMGDKMVKIVAWYDNEWGYSNRVVDLAAMVGKTLATAVG; the protein is encoded by the coding sequence ATGGCCACTAAAGTGGGGATTAACGGTTTCGGTCGTATCGGTCGCCAGGTGCTGCGCATCGGCCTCAAGAACCCCGAGCTGGAGTTCGTCGGCATCAACGATCTGACCGACGCCAAGACGCTCGCTCACCTCTTCAAGTACGACTCGGTGCACGGCGTCTACCCCGGCACGGTCGATCACACCGACAGCGCCATCATCATCGATGGCCGCAAGATCGAGATCTCGGCCCAGCGTGACCCGGCCACCATCCCCTGGAAGAAGCTCGGCGCTGAGCTCGTCATCGAGTCGACCGGCATCTTCACCGACGCCGAGAAGGCCAAGGCCCACCTCGCCGCCGGCGCCAAGAAGGTCATCATCTCGGCTCCCGCCAAGGGCGAGGACATCACCATCGTCCTCGGCGTCAACGAGAAGAGCTACGATCCCGCCAAGCACCACATCATCTCGAACGCTTCCTGCACCACCAACTGCCTCGCGCCGGTGGCCAAGGTCCTGCACGAGAACTTCGGCATCGTCAACGCGATGATGACCACGGTGCACGCCTACACCAACGACCAGCAGCTGCTCGACATGCCCCACAAGGACCTGCGCCGCGCCCGCGCCGGCGCCATGTCGATCATCCCCACCACCACCGGCGCCGCCAAGGCCGTCGCGCTGGTGCTCCCCGAGCTCAAGGGCAAGATCAACGGCATGGCCATGCGCGTGCCCACCCCCGACGTCTCGGTCGTCGACCTGGTCGCCACCGTCGAGAAGCCCATCACCGTCGAAGCCATCAACAACCTCCTCAAGGAGGCCGCGGGCAACGGCATGAAGGGCATCATGCAGTACACCGACGAGCCCCTCGTCTCGATCGACTTCACCGGCAACCCGCACTCGACCATCGTCGACGCCGACTCGACCATGACCATGGGCGACAAGATGGTCAAGATCGTCGCTTGGTACGACAACGAGTGGGGCTACTCGAACCGCGTCGTCGACCTGGCCGCCATGGTCGGTAAGACCCTCGCGACTGCCGTCGGTTAA
- a CDS encoding TIGR00730 family Rossman fold protein: MNRICVFCGSKPGNRPAYVESARALGRALVARGCGLVYGGASVGVMTEVADTVLEAGGEVIGVIPETLLQREVGHRGLTELHVVQTMHERKALMASRSDAFIGLPGGYGTFEELFEVITWGQLGIHRKPVGLLNVAGYYDAFMALVDHAVAEGFIPPSHRGLILVDTTPEGLLDQLEAYQVPDLGRKWADKEHV; the protein is encoded by the coding sequence ATGAATCGAATCTGTGTGTTCTGCGGCTCGAAGCCTGGTAACCGTCCCGCCTACGTCGAATCGGCCCGCGCCCTGGGCCGGGCCCTGGTCGCGCGCGGCTGCGGCCTGGTCTACGGCGGCGCGAGCGTGGGGGTGATGACCGAGGTCGCCGACACGGTGCTCGAAGCCGGTGGCGAAGTGATCGGCGTCATCCCCGAGACTCTGCTCCAGCGCGAGGTGGGCCACCGCGGCCTCACCGAGCTGCACGTGGTCCAGACCATGCACGAGCGCAAGGCCCTGATGGCCTCGCGCTCCGACGCGTTCATCGGGTTGCCCGGCGGTTACGGCACCTTCGAGGAGCTGTTCGAGGTCATCACCTGGGGCCAGCTGGGCATCCATCGCAAGCCGGTGGGCCTGCTGAACGTGGCGGGCTACTACGACGCCTTCATGGCGCTGGTGGACCACGCGGTGGCCGAAGGCTTCATCCCGCCGAGCCACCGCGGGCTCATCCTGGTGGACACGACCCCCGAGGGGCTGCTCGACCAGCTCGAAGCCTACCAGGTGCCCGATCTCGGCCGGAAGTGGGCCGATAAGGAGCACGTCTAG
- the mgtA gene encoding magnesium-translocating P-type ATPase, translated as MTEPFWLQPLTGLLASLDAGPDGLTEQEARSRLSRVGPNLPARAERAGVLRQFFDRFANPLVWILLAAAIISGAFGEALDAAIIVTIVLASVLVDFFQSYRSQRAAEALRHQVGIRVEVLRDGRCRTIPATEVVPGDVFLLSAGNMLVADARLIEAKDLFVDQAALTGESLPAEKRAVDLSGEAVGLDEAVNAVFAGTSVVSGTARAIAVKTGTATAFGDIAAHLAAQPPQTEFERGLAGFSAMILRVVIALVLFVFFVLALLKREPAEAFMFSLALAVGLTPEFLPMIIAVTLSRGAMRMAQKHVIVKQLQAIENFGSIDVLCSDKTGTLTQGVLALTASVDPLGREAPEVLAAAVLNSTYETGIRSPLDEAILRAPHPEPAACQKRDEIPFDFHRRRVSVVLDRAGETVLITKGAPEAVLAVSASYREEGRERALDESAREAALATFKRLSEQGLRLLAIAERSIEAKPVYGVEDERDLCLLGFVAFHDPPRADAQAALKALAADGIRVVILTGDNEWVTRHVCEAVGLDARRLMLGRDLERVRESALPWVVERVGVFARVTPEQKIRVLRALKVRGHVVGYLGDGINDAPCLRDADVGISVDSAVDVARAAASIILLERSLAVLHQGVLEGRRSFANVIKYILMAISSNFGNMFSMAGAALLLPFLPMLPMQILLNNLLYALSQLAIPGDRVEPEALLKPRRWDVRFIQRFMVVLGPISSIFDFLTFWLLLWAFRATAPLFHTAWFVESLLTQTLVVFVIRTSRSPFRHPAGRGLRLSVFGICAIAVLLPYSPLARALGFTPLPLSLLLSILGITAAYLLLAELAKRQFYRSAGGRGNSGGV; from the coding sequence ATGACCGAGCCGTTCTGGTTGCAGCCCTTGACGGGGCTGCTCGCCTCGCTCGACGCGGGGCCCGACGGCCTCACGGAGCAAGAGGCCCGCTCGCGGCTTTCGCGCGTGGGGCCCAACCTGCCGGCCCGCGCGGAGCGGGCGGGGGTGCTCCGGCAGTTCTTCGATCGCTTCGCGAACCCCCTGGTCTGGATCCTGCTCGCGGCGGCCATCATCTCCGGGGCCTTCGGCGAGGCGCTCGACGCCGCCATCATCGTGACGATCGTGCTTGCGAGCGTGCTAGTGGACTTCTTCCAGTCCTACCGCTCGCAGCGCGCGGCTGAGGCCCTGCGCCACCAGGTCGGCATTCGCGTCGAGGTGCTGCGCGACGGCCGGTGTCGAACGATACCGGCAACAGAGGTCGTGCCGGGTGACGTCTTCTTGCTCTCGGCGGGCAACATGCTCGTCGCCGATGCGCGCCTCATCGAGGCCAAGGACCTCTTCGTCGATCAGGCGGCTCTGACCGGCGAGTCCCTGCCCGCCGAGAAGCGGGCCGTCGATCTTTCTGGCGAGGCTGTGGGCCTGGACGAGGCCGTGAACGCGGTCTTTGCGGGGACCTCGGTGGTGAGTGGCACCGCCCGTGCGATCGCCGTGAAAACGGGGACAGCCACCGCTTTTGGCGACATTGCCGCGCACCTTGCCGCTCAGCCGCCACAGACCGAGTTCGAGCGGGGGCTTGCGGGCTTTTCCGCGATGATCCTGAGGGTCGTCATCGCCCTGGTGCTCTTCGTCTTCTTCGTGCTGGCCTTGCTCAAGCGCGAGCCGGCCGAAGCCTTCATGTTCTCGCTGGCGCTCGCGGTGGGCCTGACGCCCGAGTTCCTGCCCATGATCATCGCCGTCACGCTCTCCCGGGGCGCCATGCGAATGGCTCAGAAGCACGTGATCGTCAAGCAGCTCCAGGCCATCGAGAACTTCGGCAGCATCGACGTGCTGTGCAGCGACAAGACCGGTACCCTGACCCAGGGTGTCCTGGCGCTTACCGCGAGCGTGGATCCTCTCGGTCGCGAGGCCCCCGAGGTCCTGGCCGCGGCGGTGCTCAACAGCACCTACGAGACGGGGATCCGCAGCCCCTTGGACGAGGCGATCCTGCGCGCGCCCCACCCCGAGCCGGCCGCATGCCAGAAGCGCGACGAGATCCCCTTCGACTTCCACCGGCGCCGCGTGTCGGTGGTGCTGGACCGCGCCGGAGAAACGGTGCTCATCACGAAGGGGGCTCCCGAGGCCGTCCTTGCGGTCTCGGCCTCTTATCGTGAGGAGGGGCGAGAGCGGGCGCTGGATGAGTCGGCGCGTGAGGCGGCTCTTGCGACCTTTAAGCGTCTCAGCGAGCAGGGGCTACGCTTGCTTGCGATCGCGGAGCGCTCGATCGAAGCCAAACCCGTCTACGGGGTCGAGGACGAGCGGGATCTTTGCCTGCTCGGCTTTGTGGCCTTCCACGATCCCCCGCGCGCGGACGCCCAGGCGGCCCTGAAGGCCCTCGCCGCGGACGGGATCCGGGTGGTGATCCTCACTGGGGACAACGAGTGGGTGACGCGGCACGTCTGCGAGGCCGTGGGGCTGGATGCACGGCGGTTAATGCTCGGTCGGGACCTGGAGCGGGTCCGGGAGAGCGCCCTTCCGTGGGTCGTCGAGCGGGTAGGCGTCTTTGCGCGGGTGACGCCCGAGCAGAAGATCAGGGTGCTGCGCGCCCTCAAGGTGCGCGGGCACGTGGTGGGCTACCTGGGGGATGGGATCAACGACGCGCCTTGCTTGCGCGACGCGGACGTGGGGATCTCGGTCGATTCGGCGGTCGACGTGGCTCGGGCGGCGGCGAGCATCATCCTCTTGGAGCGGAGCCTCGCGGTCTTGCACCAGGGGGTGCTCGAGGGGCGTCGCAGCTTCGCGAACGTCATCAAGTACATCCTGATGGCCATCAGCTCCAACTTCGGCAACATGTTCAGCATGGCGGGCGCGGCCTTGCTGTTGCCCTTCCTGCCGATGCTGCCCATGCAGATCCTGCTGAACAACTTGCTCTACGCCCTCTCGCAGCTCGCGATCCCGGGGGATCGGGTGGAGCCGGAGGCTCTTCTCAAGCCGAGGCGCTGGGACGTTCGCTTCATCCAGCGCTTCATGGTCGTGCTCGGACCGATCAGCTCGATCTTCGACTTTCTGACCTTCTGGCTGCTGCTCTGGGCCTTCCGGGCGACGGCGCCGCTCTTTCACACCGCCTGGTTCGTCGAGTCGCTGCTCACTCAGACCCTGGTGGTCTTCGTGATCCGGACGAGTCGCTCGCCGTTTCGCCATCCGGCGGGGCGCGGGTTGCGCCTGAGCGTGTTCGGCATCTGCGCGATCGCCGTGTTGCTGCCCTACTCGCCGCTTGCCCGCGCGCTGGGCTTCACCCCGCTGCCGCTGAGCCTGCTCTTGAGCATCCTGGGGATCACGGCGGCATACCTGCTGCTCGCGGAGCTTGCGAAGCGGCAGTTCTATCGCTCGGCAGGGGGCAGGGGGAATTCAGGAGGCGTTTGA
- the rsmD gene encoding 16S rRNA (guanine(966)-N(2))-methyltransferase RsmD, translating to MQIIAGALRGRKIKTLTGELTRPTTGMVRGAMFNILGPRIHDARVLDLYAGSGAIALEALSRGASDVVMVERASEALLVIADNLKALGVGDRVQVQRGEVHAKLASLEGPFDVVIADPPYRTEDWEKLLTALQRPGLLAPDAVVLLEHAKGETLPEVVGEAVCRRVYRYGLAQLALYGLGEAK from the coding sequence ATGCAGATCATCGCAGGCGCCCTCAGGGGGCGCAAAATCAAGACCCTCACCGGCGAGCTGACCCGCCCGACCACCGGCATGGTGCGCGGGGCTATGTTCAACATCCTGGGGCCGCGCATCCACGACGCCCGGGTGCTCGACCTGTACGCGGGCAGCGGGGCGATCGCGCTGGAGGCCCTCTCGCGCGGCGCGAGCGACGTGGTGATGGTCGAACGGGCGTCTGAGGCCCTCTTGGTCATCGCCGACAACCTCAAGGCGCTGGGAGTGGGCGATCGCGTCCAGGTCCAGCGCGGCGAGGTCCACGCCAAGCTGGCGTCGCTCGAAGGCCCCTTCGACGTGGTGATCGCGGATCCCCCCTACCGCACCGAGGACTGGGAGAAGCTTCTCACAGCCTTGCAGCGCCCCGGGCTGCTCGCTCCCGACGCGGTCGTCCTGCTCGAGCATGCCAAGGGCGAGACGCTGCCCGAAGTGGTGGGCGAGGCTGTCTGTCGGCGCGTCTATCGCTACGGCCTCGCGCAGCTCGCCCTGTACGGCCTCGGCGAGGCGAAGTAG
- the recG gene encoding ATP-dependent DNA helicase RecG: MEGMSTSIAKLQQALTVEARRQYPNLQGQTARFSDFVCEQLAILRLTLMPNPSVRARLSQLGDGFARYDALTPPERATLVDGMLALLPYLSGPRAEVALHAPTGMLNPADASRLAQRVREQPPEYGMQQTPRPAAAAAKVQQPAAPTPQAAVPVQQAPGRTAAPRAAKPVSGEGLDQAVQWVKGVGPRMGETLAKLGILTVRDLIGHYPRTHLDYQSRTKIRDLKVGEKVTVWGTVRKVEAFSPPRKPNMSIMSVTITDGSGSVTARWFMGKANRFQLEQFKKRFPIGGQVLMSGEARHDEYQGRLFFDRPELELLGEGGEEDSDSLHVGRIVPVYPLTEGLHLKGLRKSMHVALETFGPLIKETLPAEVVSRCDLLGRREALQAIHFPKTMQEKELAHRRLAFEEFFWLQLGLGFRRAQLRKTTEAIALPANGELTNKLLENLPFKLTGAQQRVFDEVRADLASAEPMNRLVQGDVGSGKTVVALLSLLVAVENGYQGALMAPTEILAEQHYKKFVEWLTPMGIPCALLLGKQGKRERNQYLKAIASGYTPIVVGTHALIQESVEFQNLGLVVIDEQHRFGVKQRATLRTKGRHPEVLTMTATPIPRTLALTMHGDLDVSVIDELPPGRKPIQTSWVTGKGRKGAWALVRRELEIGRQAYIVFPLIEQSEEMENVRAATEEAQNLQNEVFPDYRVGLLHGQMPSDEKDAVMRAFRDHELDILVATTVIEVGVDVPNASVMVIENAERFGLSQLHQLRGRVGRGAEQSYCILVTSGSSEATKQRMQVMVATNDGFVIAEQDLKLRGPGEFLGTRQSGLPDFMLADLAQDTALLEAARKASFELLAADPDLSRHPHAKAELYRHFRSNLGFLGIG, from the coding sequence ATGGAGGGCATGTCCACGTCGATCGCCAAGCTGCAACAGGCGCTTACCGTCGAGGCGCGCCGCCAGTACCCCAACCTGCAGGGGCAGACGGCGCGCTTCTCGGATTTCGTCTGCGAGCAACTCGCGATCCTGCGCCTCACCCTGATGCCGAATCCCTCGGTGCGTGCGCGGCTCTCTCAGCTGGGCGACGGCTTTGCCCGCTATGACGCCCTGACGCCGCCCGAGCGGGCCACCTTGGTCGACGGGATGCTCGCCCTCTTGCCCTACCTCTCGGGGCCTCGCGCCGAGGTCGCGCTTCATGCGCCGACCGGCATGCTCAACCCCGCCGACGCGTCGCGCCTGGCGCAGCGCGTGCGCGAGCAGCCGCCCGAGTATGGGATGCAGCAGACCCCGCGGCCCGCGGCCGCCGCTGCTAAGGTTCAGCAGCCCGCAGCGCCCACCCCACAAGCTGCCGTGCCCGTGCAGCAGGCGCCCGGCCGCACCGCGGCCCCCAGAGCGGCCAAGCCCGTTTCGGGCGAGGGGCTCGACCAGGCGGTCCAATGGGTCAAGGGTGTCGGGCCGCGCATGGGCGAGACGCTCGCGAAGCTTGGGATCCTCACGGTGCGCGACCTGATCGGGCACTACCCCCGCACGCATCTGGACTACCAGAGCCGGACCAAGATCCGCGATCTCAAGGTCGGCGAGAAGGTGACGGTCTGGGGGACCGTCCGCAAGGTCGAGGCCTTCAGCCCGCCCCGCAAGCCCAACATGAGCATCATGTCCGTCACCATCACCGACGGCAGCGGCTCGGTCACGGCGCGCTGGTTCATGGGCAAGGCCAATCGCTTCCAGCTCGAACAGTTCAAGAAGCGCTTCCCCATCGGCGGCCAGGTGCTCATGTCCGGCGAGGCTCGCCACGACGAGTACCAGGGCCGGCTGTTCTTCGATCGCCCCGAGCTCGAGCTCTTGGGAGAAGGCGGCGAGGAGGACTCGGACTCCCTGCACGTGGGCCGCATCGTCCCGGTCTATCCGCTGACCGAGGGCCTGCACCTCAAGGGCCTGCGCAAGTCGATGCACGTGGCGCTCGAAACCTTCGGGCCGCTGATCAAGGAGACGCTGCCTGCTGAGGTGGTCTCGCGCTGCGACCTCTTGGGTCGCCGGGAGGCCCTCCAGGCCATCCACTTCCCGAAAACCATGCAGGAGAAGGAGCTGGCGCACCGGCGCCTGGCCTTCGAGGAGTTCTTCTGGCTCCAGCTGGGCCTCGGCTTCAGGCGCGCGCAGCTTCGCAAGACCACCGAGGCGATCGCGCTGCCCGCCAACGGCGAATTGACGAACAAGCTGCTCGAAAACCTGCCCTTCAAACTCACGGGCGCTCAGCAGCGGGTCTTCGACGAGGTCCGCGCGGACCTCGCCTCGGCGGAGCCCATGAACCGCCTGGTGCAGGGGGACGTGGGCTCAGGTAAGACCGTGGTCGCGCTCTTGAGCCTGTTGGTGGCGGTCGAGAACGGCTACCAGGGGGCACTCATGGCCCCCACCGAGATCCTGGCCGAGCAGCACTACAAGAAGTTCGTCGAATGGCTGACCCCCATGGGGATCCCGTGCGCGCTGCTGCTGGGCAAGCAGGGCAAGCGCGAGCGCAACCAGTACCTCAAGGCGATCGCCAGTGGCTACACCCCCATCGTGGTGGGCACCCACGCCCTGATCCAAGAGAGCGTCGAGTTCCAGAACCTGGGGCTGGTCGTGATCGACGAGCAGCACCGCTTCGGGGTCAAGCAGCGGGCCACCCTGCGCACCAAGGGCCGCCACCCCGAGGTCCTGACCATGACGGCGACCCCCATCCCGCGCACCCTGGCGCTGACCATGCACGGGGATCTGGACGTGTCGGTCATCGACGAATTGCCGCCCGGTCGTAAGCCCATCCAGACCTCGTGGGTCACGGGCAAGGGCCGCAAGGGCGCATGGGCGCTGGTGCGCCGGGAGCTCGAAATCGGGCGTCAGGCCTACATCGTCTTCCCGCTCATCGAGCAGTCGGAAGAGATGGAGAACGTCCGGGCTGCGACCGAGGAGGCCCAGAACCTCCAGAACGAGGTCTTCCCCGACTACCGGGTGGGTCTCTTGCACGGCCAGATGCCCTCCGACGAGAAGGACGCGGTCATGCGTGCCTTCCGCGACCACGAGCTGGACATCCTGGTGGCGACCACCGTTATCGAGGTGGGGGTGGACGTGCCCAACGCCTCGGTCATGGTGATCGAGAACGCGGAGCGGTTCGGCCTCAGCCAGCTCCACCAGCTGCGCGGCCGGGTGGGCCGCGGTGCCGAGCAGTCGTATTGTATCCTGGTCACCAGCGGGAGCAGCGAGGCCACCAAGCAGCGCATGCAGGTCATGGTGGCGACCAACGACGGCTTCGTCATCGCCGAGCAGGACCTCAAGCTCAGAGGGCCGGGCGAGTTCCTGGGCACCCGCCAGAGTGGGCTGCCCGACTTCATGCTCGCCGACCTCGCGCAGGACACGGCCCTGCTGGAAGCCGCGCGCAAGGCGTCCTTCGAGCTGCTCGCGGCCGACCCTGATCTTTCGCGCCATCCTCACGCCAAGGCGGAGCTGTACCGCCACTTCCGTAGCAACCTCGGTTTTCTTGGGATCGGTTAA
- a CDS encoding MotA/TolQ/ExbB proton channel family protein translates to MEITHLMKVLGASGGEWVLYLLIAFSMFSFTLIIERIAYFFGNRERTDEVLAEGIAALSNGDLGLAAKKAKGPVGRMFQTASEAWNLGPHRLQAALLAHRLQEKAAAERGLVYLGTLGNNSPFVGLFGTVLGIIKAFKDLATASSQGPSVVMAGISEALIATAVGIMVAIPAVMAFNLFQRKIRVQDYRLEEAAEAIRALAADPALMAGGQHARR, encoded by the coding sequence TTGGAAATCACCCACCTGATGAAGGTCCTCGGCGCTTCGGGGGGCGAATGGGTCCTGTACCTGCTCATCGCCTTCTCCATGTTCTCCTTCACCCTGATCATCGAGCGCATCGCCTACTTCTTCGGCAACCGCGAGCGCACGGACGAGGTGCTCGCCGAGGGCATCGCGGCCCTCTCGAACGGTGACCTCGGCCTGGCCGCCAAGAAGGCCAAGGGGCCCGTCGGTCGCATGTTCCAGACCGCGAGCGAAGCCTGGAACCTCGGCCCCCATCGCCTGCAGGCCGCCCTCTTGGCGCACCGCCTGCAGGAGAAGGCCGCCGCCGAGCGTGGCCTCGTCTACCTGGGTACCCTCGGCAACAACAGTCCCTTCGTGGGCCTCTTCGGGACGGTCCTCGGCATCATCAAGGCCTTCAAGGACCTCGCGACCGCGAGCAGCCAGGGCCCCTCGGTCGTCATGGCGGGCATCTCGGAAGCGCTGATCGCCACCGCCGTCGGCATCATGGTCGCCATCCCCGCGGTCATGGCCTTCAACCTCTTCCAGCGCAAGATCCGCGTCCAGGACTACCGCCTCGAAGAGGCCGCCGAGGCCATCCGCGCACTCGCGGCGGACCCCGCCCTGATGGCAGGGGGGCAGCATGCACGCCGGTAG
- a CDS encoding biopolymer transporter ExbD, translating to MHAGSDQDAIVDINVTPLVDVTLVLLIIFLATSYMIAQQSLKVQLPKASQTVATEARTIAVVVKDSGEIVLDGQSIEPKALVSALEAKKPAKGNLQVVVGADRNVIHGRVVEVMDAVRQAGITDLAFAVERP from the coding sequence ATGCACGCCGGTAGCGACCAGGACGCCATCGTCGACATCAACGTCACCCCCCTGGTCGACGTCACGCTGGTGTTGCTCATCATCTTCCTGGCCACCAGCTACATGATCGCCCAGCAGAGCCTCAAGGTGCAGCTGCCCAAGGCCAGCCAGACGGTCGCGACCGAAGCCCGGACCATCGCGGTGGTCGTCAAGGACTCGGGAGAGATCGTCCTGGACGGCCAAAGCATCGAGCCCAAGGCGCTGGTTTCGGCCCTCGAAGCCAAGAAGCCCGCCAAGGGCAACCTCCAGGTGGTGGTCGGCGCCGACCGCAACGTCATCCACGGACGCGTGGTCGAGGTCATGGACGCCGTGCGTCAGGCGGGCATCACCGACCTGGCCTTCGCCGTCGAGCGCCCCTGA
- a CDS encoding TonB family protein produces MAAPPRTRMPMVVAVSVGGHLLLAFFLMRVPVGQELVRKVIPIQMVRTEAPKPKPPEPKPEPPKAKVKGARPQAAKARPAASRLAPANTQPGTGGAGFGLSADAGEGGTLAVPIGETLEAESTATASAAPPAPLVLDVSDDTPLARALDKLPAPIGSLRVAYPEVARLSGQSGSAVVVAYVEADGRVTSAEVVSSSNRIFAKAAIEAVRGTRFKPAEREGIKVAASIRVPVRFQLAEAKVDATIEADDAPAAPADASPDATASPATTGATP; encoded by the coding sequence ATGGCCGCCCCTCCCCGCACGCGGATGCCCATGGTGGTCGCCGTCTCGGTCGGCGGCCACCTCCTGCTGGCCTTCTTCCTCATGCGCGTCCCCGTGGGCCAGGAGCTCGTCCGCAAGGTCATCCCCATCCAGATGGTCCGGACCGAAGCCCCCAAACCCAAGCCACCCGAGCCCAAGCCGGAGCCCCCGAAGGCCAAGGTCAAGGGCGCGAGGCCGCAAGCCGCCAAGGCTCGCCCTGCCGCAAGCCGTCTCGCCCCTGCGAATACCCAGCCCGGCACCGGTGGGGCAGGCTTCGGCCTGAGCGCGGACGCAGGCGAAGGCGGTACCCTCGCCGTGCCAATCGGCGAGACCCTCGAAGCCGAGAGCACCGCGACGGCCTCTGCCGCGCCCCCCGCGCCCCTGGTGCTCGACGTCTCGGACGACACGCCACTGGCGAGGGCCCTCGACAAGCTCCCGGCCCCGATCGGCAGCCTGCGCGTGGCCTATCCCGAAGTGGCGCGCCTTTCGGGCCAGAGCGGCAGCGCCGTGGTCGTGGCCTACGTCGAGGCCGACGGCCGCGTGACGAGCGCCGAGGTGGTGTCGAGTTCGAACCGCATCTTCGCCAAGGCCGCTATCGAAGCGGTGCGCGGCACCCGGTTCAAGCCCGCCGAGCGCGAAGGGATCAAGGTCGCGGCGAGCATCCGGGTTCCCGTCCGGTTCCAGCTCGCCGAGGCCAAGGTCGACGCCACCATCGAGGCCGACGACGCCCCCGCCGCGCCAGCCGACGCGAGCCCCGACGCCACCGCCTCCCCTGCGACCACCGGAGCGACGCCCTGA